From Variimorphobacter saccharofermentans, one genomic window encodes:
- a CDS encoding PilZ domain-containing protein, with translation MGENDWVDRRKYRRLPIELHLEIDEVFKQDYVVIKNLNASISVFDISKNGIGFISDATLPLGYYFRGRINLGDGDFFYVVIQIIRSHITDSGSNMYGAQFVGLAPFLANKVDNYEIKLNKGLIKPNLGNS, from the coding sequence ATGGGAGAAAATGATTGGGTTGATAGAAGAAAGTATAGGCGATTACCTATAGAGCTTCATTTAGAAATCGATGAAGTATTCAAGCAAGATTATGTTGTAATTAAAAATCTTAATGCATCCATATCTGTATTTGATATATCAAAAAACGGTATTGGTTTTATTAGTGATGCGACTCTCCCTTTAGGATATTACTTTAGAGGACGGATAAATCTGGGGGATGGGGACTTCTTTTATGTCGTTATCCAGATTATCAGGTCCCATATTACAGATAGCGGAAGCAATATGTATGGTGCCCAGTTTGTTGGGCTTGCCCCTTTCCTGGCGAATAAAGTGGATAATTATGAAATCAAACTAAATAAAGGATTGATCAAGCCGAATTTAGGCAATTCATGA
- the hpf gene encoding ribosome hibernation-promoting factor, HPF/YfiA family gives MRYIISGKNIDVTEGLKTAVYEKIGKLERYFTPDTEIHVTLSVEKERQKIEVTIPVKGNIIRAEQVSNDMYVSIDLVEEIIERQLRKYKNKLIDHKQAASNFNQAYIEDDYFEDDAIKIVKTKRFAIKPMDAEEACVQMELLGHSFYVFRNAQTDEVNVVYKRKGNTYGLIEPEY, from the coding sequence ATGCGTTATATAATCAGCGGTAAGAACATTGATGTAACAGAGGGCTTGAAGACAGCTGTATATGAGAAAATCGGAAAACTTGAGAGATACTTTACTCCTGATACTGAAATTCATGTTACACTCAGCGTTGAGAAAGAAAGACAGAAAATTGAAGTAACAATTCCTGTGAAAGGGAACATTATTCGCGCAGAACAAGTTAGTAATGACATGTATGTATCAATCGATTTGGTTGAGGAAATAATTGAGCGTCAGTTACGTAAGTACAAAAATAAATTGATCGATCATAAACAAGCCGCTTCGAATTTTAATCAGGCATATATTGAGGATGATTATTTTGAGGATGATGCCATTAAAATCGTTAAGACGAAACGTTTTGCAATAAAGCCAATGGATGCAGAGGAAGCTTGTGTTCAGATGGAACTATTAGGGCATAGCTTCTATGTATTCCGCAATGCGCAAACGGATGAAGTGAATGTTGTTTATAAAAGAAAAGGTAACACTTACGGACTAATAGAACCAGAATACTAA
- the secA gene encoding preprotein translocase subunit SecA, translating to MGIIEKIFGTHSEREVKRLLPIVDKIEALEPEYEKLSDEALRGKTIEFKNRLKNGETLDDILVEAYATVREAAKRTIGQRHFRVQLIGGIILHQGRITEMRTGEGKTLTSTLPAYLNALEGKGVHVVTVNDYLAKRDAEWMGQIHEFLGLKVGVILNSMEKEERRAAYACDITYATNNELGFDYLRDNMVIYKEQLVQRDLHYAIIDEVDSVLIDEARTPLIISGQSGKSTELYRVCDILARQMVKGKESGELTKMAAIMKEEITEEGDFIVNEKEKNVHLTAEGVKKVENFFHLENLADPENLEIQHNIILALRAHNLMFRDKDYVVKDDEVLIVDEFTGRIMPGRRYSDGLHQAIEAKENVKVKRESKTLATITFQNFFNKYAKKCGMTGTALTEEQEFREIYGMDVIEVPTNLPVARIDHQDAVYKTRKEKLNAIVKEVVESHKKGQPVLVGTITIEASEEISDMLKKHNIPHKVLNAKFHELEAEIVADAGQFGAVTIATNMAGRGTDIKLGEGVVEVGGLKIIGTERHEARRIDNQLRGRAGRQGDPGESRFFISLEDDLMRLFGSERLMNIFTSLGMPEGEQIEHKMLSNAIEKAQKRIESNNYGIRKNLLEYDQVNNEQREIIYAERRRVLDGESMRDTIFRMITETVEDCVNFCISDDQSPEEWDLVELNNLLLPIIPLEPIELTKEQMNSIKKNDLIQQLKEDAVKLYEAKEAEFPEAEQIREIERVILLKVIDHKWMDHIDDMDQLRQGIGLQAYGQRQPIVEYKFQGFEMFDNMIDAIREDTVKALMHVRIEQKVEREQVAKVTGTNRDDSVANAPIKRTSKKIQPNEPCPCGSGRKYKHCCGRNA from the coding sequence ATGGGAATAATAGAGAAAATATTTGGGACACATAGTGAACGCGAAGTAAAGCGCTTGTTGCCCATCGTAGATAAGATTGAAGCATTGGAACCGGAATATGAGAAGCTATCTGATGAAGCTTTAAGAGGAAAGACCATAGAGTTTAAAAACAGATTGAAGAATGGGGAAACTCTTGACGATATATTAGTAGAAGCATATGCAACGGTTAGAGAAGCTGCAAAAAGAACAATTGGACAGAGACATTTTCGTGTACAGCTGATTGGTGGTATTATACTACATCAGGGTAGAATTACGGAGATGCGTACTGGTGAAGGTAAAACCTTAACCTCCACCCTGCCTGCCTACTTAAATGCGTTGGAAGGAAAGGGTGTTCATGTTGTTACAGTAAATGACTATTTGGCAAAGCGTGACGCCGAGTGGATGGGACAAATTCATGAGTTCCTCGGGCTGAAGGTGGGCGTTATTCTTAATAGTATGGAGAAGGAAGAGCGCCGTGCTGCGTATGCCTGTGATATTACCTATGCAACTAATAATGAGCTTGGATTTGATTACTTAAGAGATAACATGGTAATCTATAAGGAGCAGCTTGTACAGAGAGATCTGCATTATGCCATTATCGATGAGGTTGACTCCGTATTAATTGATGAAGCTAGAACACCGTTAATTATCTCCGGTCAAAGTGGAAAGTCTACAGAATTGTATAGAGTCTGTGATATCTTAGCCAGACAGATGGTAAAGGGTAAGGAAAGTGGCGAGCTTACCAAGATGGCTGCCATTATGAAAGAGGAAATTACTGAAGAAGGCGATTTTATCGTCAATGAAAAGGAGAAGAACGTTCATCTGACCGCTGAAGGTGTTAAGAAGGTAGAGAATTTCTTCCATTTGGAGAACCTGGCAGACCCTGAAAATCTCGAGATTCAGCATAACATTATACTTGCATTACGTGCGCATAATTTAATGTTCCGTGATAAAGATTATGTAGTAAAGGATGATGAAGTACTGATTGTAGATGAGTTTACCGGACGTATTATGCCAGGTAGACGGTATAGTGATGGCTTACATCAGGCAATCGAAGCAAAGGAAAATGTTAAGGTTAAGAGAGAAAGTAAGACATTGGCCACCATAACATTCCAGAATTTCTTTAATAAGTATGCCAAAAAGTGTGGTATGACAGGTACGGCGCTGACAGAAGAGCAGGAGTTCCGTGAGATATATGGTATGGATGTTATCGAGGTACCTACGAATTTACCAGTAGCGCGTATTGATCATCAAGACGCTGTATATAAAACAAGAAAAGAGAAACTGAATGCTATAGTCAAAGAAGTAGTGGAATCCCATAAAAAAGGACAACCGGTATTGGTTGGTACCATAACCATAGAAGCGTCCGAAGAAATCAGTGATATGCTGAAAAAGCATAATATACCTCACAAAGTGCTGAATGCAAAATTCCATGAACTTGAGGCGGAAATTGTAGCGGATGCAGGTCAGTTCGGAGCAGTAACCATCGCTACAAATATGGCAGGCCGTGGTACGGATATCAAGCTTGGGGAAGGAGTAGTAGAGGTAGGCGGACTGAAAATTATTGGTACGGAACGCCATGAAGCAAGACGTATTGATAACCAGCTGCGTGGACGTGCAGGTAGACAGGGAGATCCCGGTGAATCACGCTTCTTTATCTCTTTGGAAGATGATTTGATGCGTTTGTTCGGTTCTGAGAGGTTAATGAACATATTTACATCACTGGGTATGCCTGAGGGTGAACAGATTGAGCATAAGATGCTTTCCAATGCCATTGAAAAAGCGCAGAAAAGAATTGAAAGCAATAACTATGGTATAAGAAAGAATTTATTAGAATACGATCAGGTGAATAATGAGCAAAGAGAAATTATTTATGCAGAAAGACGCAGAGTTCTTGATGGGGAAAGCATGCGTGATACCATTTTCCGTATGATAACGGAGACCGTAGAGGATTGTGTCAACTTCTGCATCAGTGATGACCAGAGTCCGGAGGAATGGGATCTGGTAGAGCTGAACAATCTTCTTTTACCGATTATTCCGTTAGAACCAATTGAATTGACAAAAGAGCAGATGAACAGCATCAAGAAGAATGACTTGATTCAGCAGTTGAAAGAAGATGCAGTAAAGCTGTATGAAGCAAAGGAAGCGGAATTCCCTGAAGCAGAGCAAATCAGAGAAATTGAACGTGTCATCTTATTAAAGGTGATTGATCATAAATGGATGGATCATATCGATGATATGGATCAGCTTCGTCAGGGTATCGGTTTACAGGCATATGGTCAGCGTCAGCCTATCGTTGAATATAAATTCCAGGGCTTTGAGATGTTTGACAATATGATTGATGCCATCAGGGAAGATACGGTTAAGGCATTGATGCATGTAAGAATCGAGCAAAAGGTTGAAAGAGAGCAGGTAGCGAAAGTGACCGGAACCAATAGGGATGACAGTGTTGCTAATGCTCCGATAAAACGAACAAGCAAAAAAATTCAGCCTAATGAGCCATGTCCTTGTGGTAGTGGTAGAAAATACAAGCACTGCTGTGGAAGAAACGCCTAA
- the prfB gene encoding peptide chain release factor 2 (programmed frameshift) codes for MVELDQYKYTLSTYEKPLIEVGDSLDLAGKRERIREIELTMEEPGFWDDNDRAQSFMKELKNLKDVIEEYDHLKMRFEDVQTLIQMGYEENDESLIPEIEEAMELFIKDLDELKLRTLLSGEYDRYNAILTLHAGAGGTESCDWASMLCRMYQRWADKKGFSVEMLDFLDGEEAGLKSVTLQINGENAYGYLKSERGVHRLVRISPFNAAGKRQTSFVSCDVMPDIEEDTGIEINDDDLRIDTYRSSGAGGQHVNKTSSAIRITHLPTNIVVQCQNERSQLQNKEKAMKMLKAKLYLLKQQESQEKISGIRGEVKEIGWGNQIRSYVMQPYTLVKDHRTNEEIGNTSNVLDGNIDPFINAYLKWNAQNSET; via the exons GTGGTAGAATTAGATCAGTATAAATATACACTCAGTACCTATGAGAAGCCATTAATAGAAGTGGGGGATTCACTT GACCTTGCCGGGAAAAGGGAACGTATCAGAGAAATTGAGCTGACTATGGAAGAACCCGGCTTCTGGGATGATAATGACAGGGCTCAGAGCTTCATGAAGGAATTAAAAAACCTGAAGGATGTCATTGAGGAATATGATCATCTTAAGATGAGATTTGAGGATGTTCAGACCTTAATTCAGATGGGCTATGAAGAAAATGATGAAAGCTTAATTCCTGAAATCGAGGAGGCTATGGAGCTATTCATCAAGGACTTGGATGAACTCAAATTAAGAACGCTATTATCCGGAGAATACGATCGATATAATGCAATCCTTACTCTACATGCAGGTGCGGGAGGCACAGAGAGCTGCGATTGGGCAAGTATGCTGTGCCGAATGTATCAGAGATGGGCGGATAAAAAAGGTTTTTCCGTTGAAATGCTGGATTTTCTGGATGGTGAAGAAGCAGGTTTAAAGTCTGTAACCTTGCAAATTAATGGGGAAAATGCATACGGCTATCTGAAGTCAGAGCGCGGAGTACACCGTTTGGTTCGAATCTCACCCTTCAATGCGGCGGGGAAACGACAAACCTCTTTTGTTTCCTGTGATGTAATGCCAGATATTGAAGAGGATACAGGGATTGAGATTAATGACGATGATTTGAGAATTGATACTTATCGATCAAGTGGTGCTGGCGGGCAGCATGTTAATAAGACTTCATCCGCCATTCGAATAACCCATTTACCTACTAATATTGTGGTACAGTGTCAAAATGAACGTTCACAGCTTCAGAATAAGGAAAAAGCCATGAAAATGCTGAAGGCTAAGCTGTATCTTCTAAAACAACAGGAAAGTCAAGAGAAAATATCAGGTATCAGAGGTGAGGTTAAGGAGATAGGATGGGGTAACCAGATACGATCTTACGTTATGCAGCCATACACCTTGGTGAAAGACCACCGGACGAATGAGGAAATCGGGAACACGTCCAATGTATTGGATGGAAATATCGACCCGTTTATTAATGCTTATTTGAAATGGAATGCACAAAACAGTGAAACATAG
- a CDS encoding chemotaxis protein CheW has product MQSTKQAIFQLGEEEYGLDIMDVNIIEKYIQIEPVAKFPKNIKGIIRLRGDVIPVYSLRSKFGLEEIEPTDETRFMITTSNDIQIAYEVDKMMEIVDFESEQLYASPEIVQNKDTTYIKAITNVHDRLVILLDQNGILSDEEQEKVKIVMEKEVKKQNQTA; this is encoded by the coding sequence ATGCAGAGTACAAAACAGGCTATTTTTCAACTTGGAGAAGAAGAATATGGACTGGATATTATGGATGTTAACATCATTGAAAAATACATTCAAATCGAACCGGTTGCGAAATTCCCAAAAAATATTAAGGGAATAATCAGGTTAAGAGGAGATGTTATTCCAGTGTACAGCTTACGTAGTAAGTTTGGTCTGGAGGAAATTGAGCCTACGGATGAGACCAGATTTATGATTACGACCTCCAATGATATTCAAATTGCTTATGAAGTAGATAAGATGATGGAAATAGTTGATTTTGAATCAGAGCAGCTATATGCTTCACCTGAGATTGTACAGAATAAGGATACAACATATATTAAGGCAATAACGAATGTTCACGATCGTTTAGTAATACTGCTTGATCAAAATGGCATTTTGTCCGATGAAGAACAGGAAAAAGTTAAAATTGTTATGGAAAAAGAGGTAAAGAAGCAAAACCAGACAGCCTAA
- a CDS encoding transporter substrate-binding domain-containing protein, translating to MKKKLLSMLVVTAVATTILTGCGKKNDALIVGTEAGFAPYEYMEGDTVVGVDMDIAKAIADSMGKELEIKNMDFDGALVAVQKGTIDFVAAGVSVDEDRKKVMDFSEEYVNSTEVIVVNKENPAVAAASAEDLAGKTIGVQQGNIADFWVGNNTEAKEVKRYTKFAQAAEDLKNNKIDCIVMDQYPAEELVAANPELAILDGTLFEDKYAIAVKKGNTELLEKINAVIRELKENGKIDEFTANHTKK from the coding sequence ATGAAAAAGAAATTACTCAGTATGTTGGTAGTTACGGCAGTTGCTACGACAATATTAACCGGATGTGGTAAGAAGAATGATGCTTTAATCGTTGGTACGGAAGCCGGCTTCGCACCCTATGAATATATGGAGGGTGATACTGTAGTTGGAGTCGATATGGATATTGCGAAAGCAATTGCTGACAGCATGGGGAAGGAATTAGAGATTAAGAATATGGACTTTGACGGAGCATTGGTAGCTGTACAGAAGGGCACGATAGACTTTGTGGCAGCAGGTGTATCTGTGGATGAAGATCGTAAGAAAGTAATGGATTTTTCCGAAGAGTATGTTAATTCAACCGAGGTTATCGTTGTGAATAAGGAAAATCCTGCGGTAGCAGCAGCTTCAGCAGAAGATCTGGCTGGTAAGACAATTGGTGTTCAGCAAGGGAATATCGCTGATTTCTGGGTAGGTAATAATACTGAGGCGAAAGAAGTGAAGCGCTATACTAAGTTCGCTCAGGCGGCAGAAGACTTAAAGAACAATAAGATTGATTGCATTGTTATGGATCAGTATCCTGCAGAGGAACTGGTAGCTGCGAACCCTGAACTAGCTATTTTAGATGGAACTTTATTTGAAGATAAGTATGCGATAGCAGTTAAGAAGGGCAATACAGAGTTGCTGGAGAAGATTAACGCAGTGATCCGTGAGTTAAAAGAGAACGGTAAAATCGATGAATTTACTGCAAATCATACTAAAAAATAA
- a CDS encoding amino acid ABC transporter permease has product MDKLFSWFERLYQSFYNAIVPDQRYLAYLEGLKVTILISLMAIILGIAIGIIVAVIKVSAANYNMKWLSTICNVYINIIRGTPLMVQLLIIYNLIFTSRNTNELIVGAVCFGINSGAYVAEIIRAGIESIDRGQMEAGRSLGLNYIQTMRLIILPQAVRNILPALGNEFIVLIKETSVAGVIAVTDLTKAAQYIGSRTWDILPPLIIAALCYLIMVMGLSKLLSIFERRLAKGDRH; this is encoded by the coding sequence TTGGATAAGTTATTCTCATGGTTTGAGAGGCTGTATCAATCCTTTTATAACGCAATAGTGCCAGATCAGAGATATCTTGCATATTTGGAGGGATTAAAGGTTACGATATTGATTTCTCTAATGGCGATTATACTGGGTATCGCCATCGGTATCATTGTAGCAGTAATTAAAGTTTCTGCAGCAAATTATAATATGAAATGGTTATCAACTATATGTAATGTTTATATTAATATCATTCGTGGTACTCCTTTGATGGTGCAGCTTTTAATTATATACAACCTCATTTTTACTTCTAGGAATACGAACGAATTAATTGTCGGAGCGGTATGCTTTGGTATCAATTCCGGTGCTTACGTAGCTGAAATAATTCGTGCCGGAATCGAATCGATTGATCGAGGCCAGATGGAAGCAGGTCGTTCCCTTGGATTAAATTACATTCAGACAATGCGTCTGATCATTCTCCCGCAGGCTGTAAGGAATATATTACCTGCCTTGGGAAATGAATTTATCGTATTAATAAAGGAGACATCAGTAGCAGGCGTTATTGCGGTTACGGACTTAACGAAAGCGGCCCAATATATCGGTTCAAGAACCTGGGACATACTGCCGCCTCTTATCATAGCAGCATTGTGTTATTTAATAATGGTTATGGGCCTTTCCAAGCTATTATCAATTTTCGAAAGGAGGCTAGCAAAAGGTGATCGTCACTAA
- a CDS encoding amino acid ABC transporter ATP-binding protein, which produces MIVTKNLKKSFGNLMVLNGIDETIQKGEKVVVIGPSGSGKSTFLRCLNLLETPTDGEIWFEGNNITDKKTDINKIRRKMGMVFQQFNLFPHLSVLENITLAPVKHGIMTKEEAEQKAMVLLKRIGLSEKAKSYPNQLSGGQKQRIAIIRALAMNPDVMLFDEPTSALDPEMVGEVLDLMAQLAEEGMTMVVVTHEMRFAQKVATRVLFMDEGKIVEQNTPDAFFENPTHPRLKEFLSKIL; this is translated from the coding sequence GTGATCGTCACTAAAAATCTGAAGAAATCCTTTGGTAATCTGATGGTGCTTAATGGAATTGACGAAACGATTCAAAAGGGTGAAAAGGTCGTAGTAATAGGTCCTTCCGGATCTGGGAAGTCCACCTTCTTGCGATGCCTTAACTTATTAGAAACGCCTACGGATGGAGAAATCTGGTTTGAAGGGAATAATATTACGGATAAAAAGACGGATATCAATAAGATCAGACGTAAAATGGGAATGGTGTTCCAACAGTTTAATCTGTTTCCGCATCTATCCGTATTGGAAAATATCACATTGGCTCCCGTTAAGCATGGTATTATGACAAAAGAAGAAGCCGAACAGAAAGCAATGGTATTACTGAAAAGAATCGGATTATCGGAAAAGGCGAAATCCTATCCGAATCAGCTTTCTGGAGGTCAGAAGCAGCGTATTGCGATTATACGTGCATTAGCTATGAACCCGGACGTTATGCTATTTGATGAACCCACTTCAGCGCTTGATCCAGAGATGGTCGGAGAAGTACTTGACCTTATGGCACAGCTGGCAGAGGAAGGTATGACGATGGTAGTAGTGACCCATGAGATGAGATTTGCACAAAAGGTCGCTACCCGAGTTCTGTTTATGGATGAGGGTAAGATAGTGGAGCAAAATACTCCTGACGCTTTCTTTGAGAATCCGACACATCCGAGACTAAAAGAATTCTTATCAAAAATATTATAG
- a CDS encoding ACT domain-containing protein → MKGDQYFIVKKKAVPEVLLKVVEAKRLLDSERVMTVQEATDAVDISRSSFYKYRDDIFPFYENTRGKTITFMLQMDDKPGLLSKVLNQVAGSGANILTINQSIPVNGIALLTMSIEILPQTDSTSVLFDGIEAMDGIHYVKLVSRE, encoded by the coding sequence ATGAAGGGAGATCAATATTTTATTGTAAAAAAGAAAGCAGTACCGGAAGTATTGTTAAAGGTAGTGGAAGCAAAGAGACTTCTTGATTCGGAGCGAGTTATGACAGTGCAGGAAGCGACGGATGCTGTGGATATCAGCAGAAGCTCATTTTATAAGTATCGCGATGACATCTTCCCTTTTTACGAGAACACCAGAGGGAAAACCATCACCTTTATGCTTCAGATGGATGATAAGCCAGGGCTTTTATCAAAGGTATTGAATCAGGTAGCTGGTAGCGGTGCGAACATTTTAACCATTAATCAAAGCATTCCGGTAAATGGTATTGCTTTATTAACCATGAGCATTGAGATATTGCCACAGACAGATAGTACGTCGGTACTCTTCGATGGGATAGAGGCAATGGATGGAATACATTATGTAAAGTTAGTTTCCAGAGAATAG
- a CDS encoding homoserine dehydrogenase, whose product MINVAVLGYGTIGSGVVEVLNTNGDSINKRAGDQINIKYVLDLREFPGDPVMDKLVHDVNIILEDPEVGIVVEVMGGVEPAYSFVKQALLKGKSVVTSNKELVAKHGAELIDLAKERNLNFLFEASVGGGIPIIRPLNQSLTADEIVEITGILNGTTNYILSKMSDEGIDFNTALKDAQEKGYAERNPAADVEGHDACRKIAILSSLAFGMQVDFEDIYTEGITHISDIDIKYAKALEARVKLFASSIRENDRCVYAMVAPVMIRANHPLYSVNDVFNGIFVRGNVIGDVMFYGSGAGKLPTASAVVADVVDAAKHIGKNIWTIWSSKKLELTDVNEVENRFFVRLEQKDDSVKEQVAALFGNVEEVQCADVQGEYAFITRSITEQQMKEKKEKLNGVLNVIRVRF is encoded by the coding sequence ATGATAAATGTAGCAGTCTTAGGATACGGCACCATAGGTTCCGGTGTAGTCGAGGTATTGAATACCAATGGTGATAGCATTAATAAAAGAGCCGGAGATCAAATTAATATAAAATATGTTCTGGATTTAAGAGAGTTTCCGGGAGATCCAGTTATGGATAAACTGGTTCATGATGTGAATATCATATTGGAGGATCCGGAGGTTGGAATAGTAGTTGAGGTTATGGGCGGCGTAGAGCCGGCATATTCCTTTGTAAAGCAGGCGCTTTTAAAGGGAAAAAGTGTAGTGACCTCCAATAAAGAGCTAGTGGCAAAGCATGGAGCAGAGTTGATTGATCTTGCAAAGGAACGGAATTTAAACTTCTTATTTGAGGCAAGTGTTGGTGGAGGAATTCCAATTATTCGTCCATTAAACCAGTCACTAACGGCGGATGAGATAGTGGAAATTACGGGTATTTTAAATGGTACGACAAATTATATTCTGTCAAAGATGAGTGATGAAGGAATTGATTTTAATACCGCTTTAAAGGATGCGCAGGAGAAAGGGTATGCAGAACGCAACCCTGCTGCTGATGTAGAAGGCCATGATGCTTGCAGGAAGATAGCAATTCTGTCCTCGCTTGCATTTGGAATGCAGGTGGATTTTGAGGACATCTATACAGAAGGAATTACACATATCAGTGATATTGATATAAAGTATGCAAAGGCGCTTGAAGCAAGAGTGAAGTTATTTGCTTCCAGTATCAGGGAGAATGATCGTTGTGTCTATGCTATGGTAGCACCCGTAATGATCAGGGCAAATCATCCCCTTTATAGTGTCAATGATGTATTCAATGGCATTTTTGTCCGTGGAAATGTAATCGGAGATGTTATGTTCTACGGTAGCGGAGCAGGAAAACTTCCTACTGCGAGTGCGGTTGTTGCAGATGTGGTAGATGCAGCAAAGCACATAGGTAAGAATATCTGGACGATATGGAGTAGCAAGAAGCTGGAGCTTACAGATGTGAATGAAGTAGAGAATCGCTTCTTTGTCCGTTTGGAACAGAAGGATGATTCTGTTAAGGAGCAGGTTGCAGCATTGTTTGGTAACGTGGAAGAGGTTCAGTGTGCAGATGTTCAAGGAGAGTATGCATTTATCACCAGAAGCATTACGGAGCAGCAAATGAAGGAAAAGAAAGAGAAGCTTAATGGGGTACTAAATGTAATACGTGTAAGATTTTAG
- a CDS encoding cofactor-independent phosphoglycerate mutase, producing MKYLVVLGDGMADEPLEELGNKTPLMAANTPQLDLLAKKSEIGIAYTIPEGMKPGSDTANLAVLGYNPKVYYSGRSPLEALSIGVNMKPTDIALRCNIVTLTEDDKPYEEQTILDHSSGEISTEDAAILIEAVKKELENDIYKFYVGTSYRHLTIWDKGEVVDLAQPHDILGKVIGEYLPKDAALREMMKKSYDILNNHPLNIERKAKGLNKANSIWFWGAGTRPALTSFEEKNHVKGAMISAVDLLKGIAVGAEMKVIEVPGANGTLHTNYEGKAMAAVKVLLEDNYDYVYIHVEAPDEMGHQGSIKNKVQSIEYLDQRVIKVVMDEMSKSGVDYRMLVMPDHPTPIWCRTHTSDPVPYLLYDSTKELNKDWNYNEEDAKASGNVVSEGYTIINKLIQ from the coding sequence ATGAAATACCTTGTTGTATTAGGAGACGGAATGGCGGATGAACCGCTAGAAGAGTTGGGGAATAAAACGCCCCTTATGGCGGCAAATACTCCACAGCTTGATTTGCTTGCAAAAAAATCAGAGATCGGAATAGCATATACCATACCGGAAGGAATGAAGCCCGGTAGTGATACTGCAAATCTGGCTGTTTTAGGGTATAATCCCAAGGTGTATTATTCCGGACGTTCTCCACTGGAAGCATTGAGCATTGGTGTCAATATGAAGCCAACTGATATTGCGCTCCGTTGTAATATTGTTACCTTGACAGAGGATGATAAGCCTTATGAGGAACAGACTATTCTGGACCATAGCTCAGGGGAAATATCAACCGAGGATGCGGCAATTTTAATAGAAGCAGTAAAAAAGGAACTAGAGAATGATATATATAAATTCTATGTAGGTACCAGCTATCGTCACCTGACCATATGGGATAAGGGTGAAGTGGTAGATTTGGCACAACCCCATGATATCTTAGGAAAAGTGATTGGCGAATATCTGCCAAAGGATGCTGCTCTAAGAGAAATGATGAAAAAAAGTTATGATATTCTGAATAATCACCCCTTGAATATTGAAAGAAAAGCGAAGGGTCTCAATAAGGCAAACTCAATTTGGTTCTGGGGTGCAGGTACCAGACCGGCACTGACCTCCTTTGAGGAGAAGAACCATGTTAAAGGTGCGATGATTTCCGCAGTGGATCTATTGAAGGGAATTGCTGTGGGTGCGGAGATGAAGGTCATAGAAGTGCCAGGTGCAAATGGAACGCTTCATACGAATTATGAAGGCAAAGCAATGGCAGCGGTTAAGGTCCTTTTAGAAGATAATTATGATTATGTATACATTCATGTAGAGGCTCCGGATGAGATGGGGCATCAGGGAAGTATTAAGAATAAAGTTCAATCCATTGAATATCTGGATCAGCGAGTGATTAAGGTAGTTATGGATGAAATGAGCAAATCAGGAGTGGATTATCGTATGTTAGTTATGCCGGATCATCCAACACCAATTTGGTGCAGAACACATACCAGTGATCCGGTACCCTATCTTCTCTATGACAGTACCAAAGAACTTAATAAGGACTGGAACTATAATGAGGAAGATGCCAAGGCAAGTGGGAATGTAGTATCCGAAGGATATACCATTATAAATAAGCTAATTCAATAA